Proteins from a genomic interval of Balaenoptera musculus isolate JJ_BM4_2016_0621 chromosome 16, mBalMus1.pri.v3, whole genome shotgun sequence:
- the MKI67 gene encoding proliferation marker protein Ki-67 isoform X1: MGPTRRLVTIKRSGVDGPHFPLSLHTCLFGRGIECDIRIQLPVVSKQHCKIEINEQEAILFNFSSTNPTQVNGSTFDKPVQLKHGDVITVVDRSFRYENESHQNGSKSPEFPGQRWEQEPSRRVSRSSFPSNPDGKVQDSIARSKFTEEAASGRPVVHGKNVTGAGTVSGGSGDPVAGKTPNSVHPSELPRDNGRNATAPTAGDSQEDSSVTLGSSNGELKAFSSIKCLKGSDQNESPFRKLYESMKVELDVKSGKVNVLQNRRKSGSQSHCTTGKESTGGLQSETLVSLKSRPKSGQSPQIKADPASGEQGSSQTEGKRSDEPFQTPRETRSPSILCTEIEMLKSTTPVRYSQQSPSRSRRSEDLSVVNGGASLNLDQSEGSRADNKTFPPRKFLPRIQTPVKVESFGNTPEKLCPKKRKRIPTNVADLTTETEILHQTVSAPLVPEVERKIQSDFLNKPEKLGVAADPVCPGLPGLSSADVSSFGDSTNKMDGVSLKRRRVSFGGRLRPELFDENLPPNTPLKRGETPKQRRSLVTHTPTVLKKIIKEQPQPSGKEDSSEVCLEVTAQNAFTRSPAPNAAPASPDAPDRCRRLSKASSISSDSKSPHQTDIPKRGGRKSGNLPSKRASLDRSQHGILQMIYSKRRSGASEANLVVAKSWADVVKLGTKQTQTKAVKRGPPRPLSKRQRRTNTPKKPTGIIHNQFSTGHANSPCTIIIGKAHIEKVNGPARPYRMLNNFVVNKPMDFSEDLSGLPEMFKTPVKEKPQRVSLCPSTFSNSEDLLGKELPLPHSGEKPLLCASENSGQNVFPGTQDAPKELSDQSSASPALRRQCIKINESIMKTPRNVCKATGAEMKTPASEATTPKTTSSANKFRRSMELRSSQTPGVECKYEGTKPDTLENVLGRCLRKTPQPEQKLEGDVKESETCTKNMESKENSKTMIAVRRSRRASELKCELAAGLTALESLQEPEPEEDQLDIPSLLQTPAHAKEAVDAENKATKMRCKSPRSGTVGTPTRTNTQLKTPSWKVDVEDASALRKLTQTPGKTMPMHREPGDDKSIKLFKETPKQKLDPEENVAGSKRRPRTPKGKAPPLEDLAGFKELFQTPHHAKEPMIDDKTPKMLCQSPQLEAVNTPNRKGRLKTPSQKVDVQEDVSALRKPQQTPGETTHSQREPEGGDRGIAVSQEAPGEKLDPAENVTGSKRRPGTPKKKTPPLEDLAGFKELFRTPDRAKQPMTDDKPTTIPYKSPPAEAVNMPTSSKRWLKTSSQKVDVQEDVSALRKPTQTPGGTRHSDKEPEGGDRGIAVSRETPGEKLGPAENVTGSKRRPRTPKEKAPPLEDLVGFKELFQTPNHTVEPMTAYRIYKMLCQSPQLEPVNTPSRKGRLKTPSQKVAVQEDLSALRKPTHSHREPEGGDRGIAVSQEAPGEKLDPAENVTGSTRRPRTPRKTAPLLEDLVGFKELFQTPDHAEEQMTEDRTPKVLCRSPPPEPVVTSTSMTTGLKTPSQKVAVQGDLSALRKPTHSHREPEGGDRGIAVSPGTPEEKLDPAENVTGSKRRPRIPKEKAPPLEDLAGFKELFQTPDHAEEQMTNEKTTTIPYKSPVVEPVTRQTGRKRRLRSLPGKVDVEEPSALRKPTQTPGGARHSDGEPADGDKSIKLSKETPKQKLDSAENVNGSKRPPRTPKEKVQSLEDLAGFKELFQTPDHAKEPRAVVKTPKMLCMSSQPQLIVTPTNMKRWLKTPLGKADSEKELSACRTTQSPGETRHSEGEPVDDDKSIILFQETPNQKLDSSENVNGSKRWPRTPKEKAPPLEDLAGFKELFQTPDCAKEPTTDDKPTNIPCQSPQPEPVNTSSRKGRLKTPSQKVDVQEDVSALRKPQQTPGETTHSQREPEGGDRGIAVSQETPGEKLDPAENVTESKRWLGTPKEKAPPLEDLAGFKELFQTPHQAKEPMTQDRTPQMLCRSPPPEPAVTSTSMTRHLKTPSQKVAVQEDLSALKKPTQTPGEATHSHREPEGGDRGIAVSQETPEEKLDPAENVTGSRRWLKTPKEKAAPLEDLAGFKELFQTPDHAKQPMTDEKTTTIPYKSPAIEPVTRRTGRKRQLKSPPGKVDVEEPSALRKPTQTPGETMHTHRKPVGDENDIKVFKETLRQKLVSAENVIGVKSWLRKFKEKAQPLEDSCSFKELFQKPDKAKEPMSDVKIAPVSCQSPPAKPVPRRTSRKRRLKSPPGKVDVEEPSVPRKPTQTPGDMQREPVCDEKDSKTFKENSRQKLVLAENVIGIKSRLRTLKEKAQPMEDSGSFNELFQKPSQAKEPVSDVNIAPVPCQSSPAGPVTRPASRKRRLKSLPEKVDVDEPSAPRKPTQTPGDMQREPVCDEKDSKVMKETSRQKLNPAENVTGIRSRLRTFKEKTQPMEDSCSFKELFQKPDQAKEPVSDVIITAVPCQSPPAARVTRPASRRRQLKSPPGKVDLEELSVLREPIQTAGETTHREPVGDENNIKVFKETSRQNLDSAENVICVKSRLRTFKEKAQPLEDPASFKELFQKPDQVKELGNNASGVKRAPKQAADRRRPVEISRRVLRAPKVRFTGDPVGSRDPVKSPGESCISPSPKRKLGEDARVVGRKRLCPTMAAQDPEEEKPLQKKQRTAPRERQEPPKPSGVKKRSLRILAQRTKPVGNLPNNDVKTKATDPQGEDAHAPNKGMSLRTRRPTKTNIEEQRPGVLISAGKMKIKRSEKKSLKTSQEMKLQSPEDGAETPTSGGKVQERRRHLRSGKQNQKPLPDATEETARQERVEIPVKKQEEKEATECSDFKGLRSRKITLRPRGNTSEGESEQRVTRGARRCANSLQKENDNVGVKKIRTRSHRDSEDK, encoded by the exons ATGGGTCCTACGAGACGCCTTGTTACCATCAAAAGGAGCGGGGTCGACGGCCCCCACTTTCCACTGAGCCTTCATACCTGCTTGTTTGGAAG GGGCATCGAGTGTGACATTCGTATTCAGCTTCCCGTAGTGTCCAAACAACACTGCAAAATTGAAATCAAtgagcaggag GCAATATTGTTTAATTTCAGTTCCACAAATCCAACACAAGTAAATGGATCTACTTTTGATAAACCTGTACAGCTAAAACATGGAGATGTGATAACTGTTGTTGATCGGTCTTTCAG GTATGAAAATGAAAGTCATCAGAATGGAAGCAAGTCACCTGAATTTCCAGGACAAAGATGGGAACAG GAGCCTTCGCGTCGGGTCTCAAGATCTAGCTTCCCTTCCAACCCTG ATGGAAAAGTTCAAGATTCCATTGCCCGTTCAAAATTCACGGAAGAAGCTGCTTCAGGAAGGCCTGTGGTGCACGGGAAGAATGTCACAGGAGCTGGTACTGTCTCAGGTGGCTCAGGAGATCCTGTTGCCGGGAAAACACCTAACAGCGTTCATCCCTCAGAACTTCCCCGAGATAACGGCAGAAATGCAACAGCTCCCACTGCTGGGGATTCTCAAGAAGATTCCAGTGTAACATTGGGGAGCAGTAATGGAGAATTGAAGGCTTTTTCCTCTATAAAGTGTCTTAAGGGTAGTGACCAAAATGAGTCTCCCTTTAGGAAGCTTTATGAGTCAATGAAGGTGGAGTTAGATGTGAAATCAGGAAAAGTCAATGTTCTACAGAATCGCAGAAAATCAGGATCACAGAGTCATTGCacaacaggaaaagaaagcacTGGTGGTTTACAGAGTGAGACTCTGGTCTCACTTAAATCCAGACCAAAATCGGGCCAAAGCCCCCAAATTAAGGCAGACCCTGCTTCAGGAGAACAAGGAAGTAGCCAGACTGAGGGAAAGAGGAGTGATGAGCCATTTCAGACCCCCAGGGAGACCAGGAGTCCCAGCATCCTCTGCACAGAGATAGAGATGCTGAAATCCACGACCCCTGTACGATATTCACAACAAAGTCCCTCACGGAGCCGGCGGAGTGAAGACCTGAGTGTTGTCAATGGTGGTGCATCCCTGAACCTAGATCAAAGTGAAGGCTCCAGGGCAGATAATAAAACGTTTCCTCCTCGGAAGTTCTTACCTAGAATTCAAACGCCCGTGAAAGTTGAGAGTTTTGGAAATACACCGGAAAAACTTTGCcccaaaaagaggaagaggattcCTACAAATGTTGCCGATCTGACAACAGAAACAGAGATTCTGCATCAGACAGTTTCAGCTCCATTGGTCCCTGAAGTTGAAAGGAAGATTCAAAGCGATTTTCTCAACAAGCCTGAGAAGCTGGGTGTGGCAGCTGATCCGGTGTGCCCTGGGTTACCGGGTCTCAGCTCAGCTGATGTCAGCAGCTTCGGCGATTCCACGA ATAAGATGGATGGGGTGTCCCTGAAGAGGAGGCGGGTCTCCTTCGGTGGTCGCCTGAGACCTGAATTATTCGATGAAAACTTACCTCCTAACACACCTCTCAAAAGAGGAGAGACACCAAAGCAAAGACGGTCTCTGGTCACCCACACGCCAACCGTCCTGAAGAAAATCATCAAG GAGCAGCCGCAGCCATCAGGGAAAGAAGATTCTTCAGAAGTCTGTCTGGAAGTGACTGCACAGAATGCATTCACGAGATCTCCAGCTCCTAACGCTGCTCCCGCTTCTCCAGATGCACCCGACCGATGCCGTAGGTTATCCAAGGCGTCTTCCATCTCCAGCGACAGCAAATCTCCACATCAGACAGATATTCccaagagaggagggagaaaaagtgGCAACCTGCCCTCCAAGAGAGCTTCCCTGGATCGAAGCCAGCATGGCATCTTACAGATGATTTATTCCAAGAGAAGGAGTGGCGCTTCTGAGGCCAATTTAGTTG TGGCAAAATCGTGGGCAGACGTGGTAAAACTTGGTACCAAGCAGACCCAGACCAAAGCTGTTAAACGTGGCCCTCCAAGACCCCTGagcaaaaggcaaagaagaaCCAATACTCCGAAG AAGCCGACTGGCATCATTCACAATCAATTTAGCACAGGCCATGCAAACTCTCCCTGTACCATAATAATAGGGAAAGCTCACATCGAGAAAGTGAACGGGCCGGCTCGGCCCTACAGGATGCTGAACAACTTCGTGGTCAATAAACCAATGGACTTTAGTGAAGATCTTTCAG GGCTGCCTGAAATGTTCAAGACTCCAGTGAAAGAGAAACCACAAAGGGTGAGCCTGTGTCCCTCCACTTTTTCAAATTCAGAGGATTTGCTTGGAAAAGAGCTTCCATTACCTCATTCAGGAGAAAAACCTCTGCTGTGCGCTTCAGAAAATTCtg GACAGAATGTGTTCCCCGGGACTCAAGATGCACCAAAAGAGCTGTCTGATCAAAGTTCTGCAAGCCCTGCCTTAAGACGCCagtgtattaaaataaatgaaagtattaTGAAAACTCCGAGGAACGTGTGTAAAGCAACAGGTGCTGAGATGAAAACTCCAGCGTCTGAGGCAACGACACCAAAGACAACATCAAGTGCAAACAAGTTTAGAAGGTCCATGGAGCTCAGAAGCTCACAGACACCAGGTGTAGAGTGTAAATACGAAGGCACAAAACCTGACACTCTTGAGAATGTCTTGGGAAGATGTCTGAGGAAAACACCACAACCAGAGCAGAAGCTGGAGGGAGACGTGAAGGAAAGTGAAACATGTACAAAAAAcatggaatcaaaagaaaattccaaaacGATGATAGCTGTGAGGAGATCAAGAAGAGCTTCAGAGCTGAAGTGTGAACTAGCAGCAGGCCTGACCGCCCTCGAGAGCTTGCAGGAGCCAGAGCCTGAGGAAGACCAGCTGGACATCCCAAGTCTCCTGCAGACCCCAGCTCATGCCAAGGAAGCAGTGGATGCAGAGAACAAAGCCACAAAAATGCGCTGTAAATCTCCCAGATCAGGAACAGTCGGCACGCCCACCAGGACAAACACACAGCTCAAGACACCTTCCTGGAAGGTGGATGTAGAAGATGCCTCAGCCCTCAGGAAACTCACACAGACACCAGGGAAAACCATGCCCATGCACAGAGAACCAGGTGATGATAAAAGCATCAAATTGTTTAAGGAAACTCCGAAGCAGAAACTGGACCCTGAGGAAAATGTAGCTGGAAGTAAGAGGCGGCCAAGGACACCCAAGGGAAAGGCCCCACCTCTGGAAGACCTGGCTGGCTTCAAAGAGCTCTTCCAAACCCCACATCATGCCAAGGAACCCATGATTGATGACAAAACCCCCAAAATGCTCTGCCAATCTCCACAGCTAGAAGCAGTCAACACACCAAATAGAAAGGGACGTCTCAAGACACCTTCCCAGAAAGTGGATGTGCAGGAAGATGTCTCAGCTCTCAGGAAGCCTCAGCAAACACCAGGGGAAACCACACACTCACAGAGAGAACCAGAGGGTGGTGACAGAGGCATTGCAGTGTCTCAGGAAGCTCCAGGAGAGAAACTGGACCCTGCAGAAAATGTAACTGGAAGCAAGAGACGGCCAGGAACACCCAAGAAAAAGACTCCCCCCCTGGAAGACCTGGCTGGCTTCAAAGAGCTCTTCCGAACCCCAGATCGTGCAAAGCAACCAATGACTGATGACAAACCTACCACAATACCCTATAAATCTCCACCAGCAGAAGCAGTCAACATGCCAACAAGTAGCAAGAGATGGCTCAAGACATCTTCCCAGAAAGTGGATGTGCAGGAAGACGTCTCGGCTCTCAGGAAGCCCACCCAGACACCAGGGGGGACCAGACACTCAGACAAAGAACCAGAGGGTGGTGACAGAGGCATTGCAGTGTCTCGGGAAACTCCAGGAGAAAAGCTGGGCCCTGCAGAAAATGTAACTGGAAGCAAGAGGCGGCCAAGAACACCCAAGGAAAAGGCCCCACCCCTGGAAGACCTGGTTGGCTTCAAAGAGCTCTTCCAAACACCAAATCACACAGTGGAACCAATGACTGCTTACAGAATCTACAAAATGCTCTGCCAGTCTCCACAACTAGAACCAGTCAACACACCAAGTAGAAAGGGACGTCTCAAGACACCTTCCCAGAAAGTGGCTGTGCAGGAAGACCTCTCAGCTCTCAGGAagcccacacactcacacagagaaCCAGAGGGTGGTGACAGAGGCATTGCAGTGTCTCAGGAAGCTCCAGGAGAGAAACTGGACCCTGCAGAAAATGTAACTGGAAGCACGAGGCGGCCAAGAACACCCAGGAAAACGGCCCCACTGCTGGAAGACCTGGTTGGCTTCAAAGAGCTCTTCCAAACCCCAGATCATGCAGAGGAACAAATGACTGAGGACAGAACCCCCAAAGTGCTCTGCCGATCTCCGCCACCAGAACCAGTTGTTACATCAACCAGCATGACCACAGGTCTCAAGACACCTTCCCAGAAAGTGGCTGTGCAGGGAGACCTCTCGGCTCTCAGGAagcccacacactcacacagagaaCCAGAGGGTGGTGACAGAGGCATTGCAGTGTCTCCGGGAACTCCAGAAGAAAAGCTGGACCCTGCAGAAAATGTAACTGGAAGCAAGAGGCGGCCAAGGATACCCAAGGAAAAAGCCCCACCGCTGGAAGACCTGGCTGGCTTCAAAGAGCTCTTCCAAACCCCAGATCATGCAGAGGAACAAATGACTAATGAGAAAACCACCACAATACCCTATAAATCTCCAGTAGTAGAACCAGTCACCAGGCAAACAGGTAGAAAGAGACGGCTCAGGTCACTGCCAGGGAAAGTGGATGTAGAAGAGCCCTCAGCGCTCAGGAAGCCCACACAGACACCAGGGGGAGCTAGGCACTCAGACGGAGAACCAGCGGATGGTGATAAAAGCATCAAATTATCTAAGGAAACTCCAAAGCAGAAACTGGACTCAGCAGAAAATGTAAATGGAAGCAAGAGGCCGCCAAGAACACCCAAGGAAAAGGTCCAATCTCTAGAAGACCTGGCAGGTTTCAAAGAGCTCTTCCAAACCCCAGATCATGCCAAGGAACCAAGGGCTGTTGTCAAAACTCCCAAAATGCTCTGCATGTCCTCCCAACCACAGCTAATTGTCACACCAACCAACATGAAGAGATGGCTCAAGACACCTCTGGGGAAAGCGGATTCAGAGAAAGAGCTCTCAGCATGCAGAACGACACAGTCACCAGGGGAAACTAGACACTCAGAGGGAGAACCAGTAGATGATGATAAAAGCATCATATTGTTTCAGGAAACTCCAAATCAGAAACTGGACTCATCAGAAAATGTAAATGGAAGTAAGAGGTGGCCAAGAACACCCAAGGAAAAGGCCCCACCGCTGGAAGACCTGGCTGGCTTCAAAGAGCTCTTCCAAACCCCAGATTGTGCCAAGGAACCAACGACTGATGACAAACCCACCAATATACCTTGTCAATCTCCACAACCAGAACCAGTGAACACATCAAGTAGAAAGGGGCGTCTCAAGACACCTTCCCAGAAAGTGGATGTACAGGAAGATGTCTCGGCTCTCAGGAAGCCTCAACAAACACCAGGGGAAACCACACACTCACAGAGAGAACCAGAGGGTGGTGACAGAGGCATTGCAGTGTCTCAGGAAACTCCAGGAGAGAAACTGGACCCTGCAGAAAATGTAACTGAAAGCAAGAGGTGGCTAGGGACACCCAAGGAAAAGGCCCCACCCCTGGAAGACCTAGCTGGCTTCAAAGAGCTCTTCCAAACCCCACATCAAGCCAAGGAACCAATGACTCAGGACAGAACCCCCCAAATGCTCTGCCGATCTCCACCACCAGAACCAGCTGTTACATCAACCAGCATGACCAGACATCTCAAGACACCTTCCCAGAAAGTGGCTGTGCAGGAAGACCTCTCAGCACTCAAGAAGCCCACACAAACACCAGGAGAggccacacactcacacagagaaCCAGAGGGTGGTGACAGAGGCATTGCAGTGTCTCAAGAAACTCCAGAAGAAAAGCTGGACCCTGCAGAAAATGTAACTGGAAGCAGGAGGTGGCTAAAGACACCCAAGGAAAAAGCCGCACCGCTGGAAGACCTGGCTGGCTTCAAAGAGCTCTTCCAAACCCCAGATCATGCAAAGCAACCAATGACTGATGAGAAAACCACCACAATACCCTATAAATCTCCAGCAATAGAGCCAGTCACCAGGCGAACAGGTAGAAAGAGACAGCTCAAGTCACCACCAGGGAAAGTGGATGTAGAAGAGCCCTCAGCGCTCAGGAAGCCCACACAGACACCAGGGGaaaccatgcacacacacagaaaacctgTAGGTGATGAAAATGACATCAAAGTGTTTAAGGAGACTTTAAGGCAGAAACTGGTCTCAGCAGAAAATGTAATTGGCGTCAAGAGTTGGCtaagaaaatttaaggaaaaggcTCAACCCCTGGAAGACTCGTGCAGTTTCAAGGAGCTCTTCCAAAAGCCAGATAAGGCCAAGGAACCAATGAGTGATGTTAAAATCGCTCCAGTGTCCTGCCAATCTCCACCAGCCAAACCAGTCCCCAGACGAACAAGTAGAAAGAGACGGCTCAAGTCACCACCAGGGAAAGTGGATGTAGAAGAGCCCTCAGTGCCCAGGAAGCCCACACAGACACCAGGGGATATGCAGAGAGAGCCTGTATGTGATGAAAAAGACAGCAAAACGTTTAAGGAAAATTCAAGGCAGAAATTGGTCTTGGCAGAAAATGTAATTGGCATCAAGAGTCGGCTAAGAACATTGAAGGAAAAGGCTCAACCTATGGAAGACTCGGGCAGTTTCAACGAGCTCTTCCAAAAGCCAAGTCAGGCCAAGGAACCAGTGAGTGATGTTAATATAGCTCCAGTGCCCTGCCAATCTTCACCAGCCGGACCAGTCACCAGGCCAGCAAGTAGAAAGAGGCGACTCAAGTCACTGCCAGAGAAAGTGGATGTAGACGAGCCCTCAGCACCCAGGAAGCCCACACAGACACCAGGGGATATGCAGAGAGAGCCTGTATGTGATGAAAAAGACAGCAAAGTGATGAAGGAAACTTCAAGGCAGAAACTCAACCCTGCAGAAAATGTAACGGGCATCAGGAGTCGGCTAAGAACATTTAAGGAAAAGACCCAACCCATGGAAGACTCATGCAGTTTCAAAGAGCTCTTCCAAAAGCCAGATCAGGCCAAAGAACCGGTGAGTGATGTTATAATCACTGCAGTGCCCTGCCAGTCTCCACCAGCCGCACGAGTCACCAGGCCAGCAAGTAGAAGGAGGCAGCTCAAGTCACCACCGGGAAAAGTGGACCTAGAAGAGCTCTCAGTACTCAGAGAGCCCATCCAAACAGCAGGGGAAACCACGCACAGAGAACCAGTAGGTGATGAGAACAATATCAAAGTGTTTAAGGAAACTTCAAGGCAGAACCTGGACTCAGCAGAAAATGTAATTTGTGTCAAGAGTCGGCTAAGAACATTTAAGGAAAAGGCCCAACCCCTGGAAGATCCGGCCAGTTTCAAAGAGCTCTTCCAAAAGCCAGATCAGGTCAAGGAACTGGGAAACAATGCTTCTGGAGTTAAGAGAGCCCCAAAGCAAGCAGCAGACAGAAGAAGACCTGTAGAAATATCCCGAAGAGTCCTCAGGGCCCCTAAAGTAAGGTTCACGGGAGACCCTGTGGGCAGCAGAGACCCTGTAAAATCACCAGGTGAAAGCTGCATCTCCCCGTCCCCCAAGAGGAAACTGGGAGAAGATGCAAGGGTTGTGGGCAGGAAGAGGCTATGCCCCACGATGGCTGCACAGGACCCTGAGGAAGAGAAGCCCCTCCAGAAGAAGCAGAGGACAGCCCCCAGGGAGAGACAGGAGCCCCCCAAACCCTCGGGAGTGAAGAAGAGAAGCCTGAGGATTTTGGCACAAAGGACTAAACCTGTGGGAAACCTGCCCAACAATGACGTGAAAACTAAAGCTACAGATCCACAAGGAGAAGACGCGCACGCTCCAAATAAG ggAATGTCCCTGCGTACCAGGCGCCCCACTAAAACCAATATAGAGGAGCAAAGACCTGGGGTTCTTATATCAGcaggaaagatgaaaataaagagaagtgaaAAGAAGTCCCTGAAGACCTCCCAAGAGATGAAGCTACAAAGCCCAGAAGATGGAGCCGAGACTCCTACCTCTGGGGGCAAAGTTCAAGAGAGAAGGAGGCACTTGAGATCTGGGAAGCAGAATCAGAAGCCTTTGCCTGATGCAACAGAGGAGACAGCAAGGCAGGAAAGGGTGGAAATCCCCGTgaagaagcaggaagagaaagaagcaacGGAATGTTCAGACTTCAAGGGTTTGAGATCCAGAAAGATTACTCTCCGCCCTCGAGGAAACACTTCGGAGGGTGAATCCGAGCAGAGAGTAACCCGGGGTGCCAGGAGATGTGCCAACAGCCTTCAAAAG GAAAATGACAATGTGGGTGTCAAGAAAATAAGAACCAGAAGTCATCGAGACAGTGAAGATAAATAG